A single genomic interval of Natronoarchaeum philippinense harbors:
- a CDS encoding DUF3311 domain-containing protein, whose translation MTSTIERIGWAVAFLVLAALGIPWFLWGTNSVAAGLPVWLWWHVGWMVVTAGVFWLFTRRGWGVWIESDADDRPGATPPGQDAGAAEASASGAAASDTGGDGR comes from the coding sequence ATGACCTCGACGATAGAGCGCATCGGGTGGGCCGTCGCCTTTCTCGTGCTGGCGGCGCTTGGCATCCCATGGTTCCTGTGGGGAACAAACAGCGTCGCCGCCGGCTTGCCCGTCTGGCTGTGGTGGCACGTCGGCTGGATGGTCGTGACCGCGGGCGTGTTCTGGCTGTTCACTCGGCGCGGCTGGGGCGTCTGGATCGAGAGCGACGCCGACGACCGGCCGGGCGCGACGCCGCCCGGTCAGGACGCCGGCGCCGCCGAGGCGTCCGCGTCGGGCGCGGCGGCGTCTGACACCGGAGGTGACGGTCGATGA
- the dnaG gene encoding DNA primase DnaG: MDDTTKYLIHADVTANGVVERSDVVGAIFGQTEGLLGEELDLRGLQQSSKVGRIDVEIDSSGGESRGDVTIATSLDKVETATLAASLETITRVGPCRATLDVTNIEDVRAAKRRQIVDRAHELLVEAFDETAMSSQEILEEVRQRVRVADVTEYEGLPAGPRVEDSDAVVVVEGRADVLTLLQYGVKNAIAVEGTDVPEVVADLTADRTATAFLDGDRGGDLILQELSQVGDIDYVTFAPDGQSVEDLSRHEVFEALRDKVPYDAVSDASTPRTAVAATDGSATPAPEADDAGVEPDAETESPDAPAAPDAAAGEDDVTVETDDEDETLVDPDATAEVSPADASASSSAESDDEAEAAADNEASDEDTEVAPETLQGHVEAVVGDEQATVRLLDGEFAEVDEAPAGDAVEVLDAASTVPHAIVLDGELSQRIADVAAQRGVAQAVARSLGEFTKRPTSVRLRTAEQLLDADL, from the coding sequence ATGGACGATACAACGAAATATCTCATTCACGCCGACGTGACCGCAAACGGGGTGGTCGAACGAAGTGACGTGGTCGGCGCCATCTTCGGGCAGACCGAGGGGCTCCTCGGGGAGGAGCTCGATCTGCGAGGTCTCCAGCAGTCCTCGAAGGTGGGCCGCATTGACGTCGAAATCGACAGCAGCGGCGGGGAATCCCGCGGCGACGTGACGATAGCGACGAGTCTGGACAAAGTCGAGACCGCGACGCTCGCGGCCTCGCTGGAGACGATCACGCGCGTCGGCCCCTGCCGGGCCACGCTCGACGTGACAAACATCGAGGACGTGCGCGCCGCCAAGCGCCGCCAGATCGTCGACCGCGCTCACGAACTCCTCGTCGAGGCGTTCGACGAGACCGCGATGAGCAGCCAAGAGATCCTCGAAGAGGTTCGCCAGCGCGTCCGCGTCGCCGATGTCACCGAGTACGAGGGGCTGCCCGCAGGCCCTCGCGTCGAGGACAGCGACGCGGTCGTGGTCGTCGAGGGCCGGGCCGACGTGCTGACGCTGTTGCAGTACGGCGTCAAGAACGCCATCGCGGTCGAGGGGACCGACGTGCCGGAGGTCGTCGCGGACCTGACGGCCGACCGGACGGCGACGGCCTTCCTCGACGGCGACCGCGGAGGCGACCTGATCCTCCAAGAACTCTCGCAGGTCGGCGACATCGACTACGTGACGTTCGCGCCCGACGGCCAGTCGGTCGAGGACCTCTCGCGCCACGAGGTGTTCGAGGCGCTCCGGGACAAGGTTCCCTACGACGCCGTTTCCGACGCCTCGACGCCGCGAACGGCCGTCGCCGCGACCGACGGGAGCGCGACGCCGGCGCCCGAGGCCGACGACGCCGGAGTCGAACCGGACGCCGAGACCGAGTCGCCCGATGCGCCGGCGGCTCCCGACGCGGCCGCTGGCGAAGACGATGTCACCGTGGAGACCGACGACGAGGACGAAACACTCGTCGATCCGGACGCCACCGCCGAGGTGTCGCCAGCCGACGCATCGGCGTCATCCAGCGCTGAATCGGACGACGAGGCCGAAGCCGCTGCCGACAACGAGGCGAGCGACGAGGATACCGAAGTTGCCCCGGAGACGCTGCAGGGCCACGTCGAAGCGGTCGTCGGCGACGAGCAGGCCACCGTCCGCTTGCTCGACGGCGAGTTCGCCGAGGTCGACGAAGCGCCCGCCGGGGACGCCGTCGAAGTCCTCGACGCGGCGTCGACGGTGCCTCACGCGATCGTGCTCGACGGCGAGTTGAGCCAGCGCATCGCGGACGTGGCGGCCCAGCGAGGCGTCGCGCAGGCGGTCGCGCGCTCGCTCGGCGAGTTCACGAAACGACCGACGAGCGTCCGGCTTCGCACCGCCGAGCAGTTGCTCGACGCCGATCTGTAG
- a CDS encoding GNAT family N-acetyltransferase: MIRDPVETDRPALLALQSLLPEPAPEALDAALDGSGEVLVATSAPVGAVADRDRRRPIGYVFAMPGDERAYVAELVVAPDHRREGVASALFEALFDRLDERGARLVTLAVAPDNDAALEFYEQWGFREVDRDPEYYDGDPALLLARPL, from the coding sequence GTGATCCGCGACCCCGTCGAGACCGACCGGCCGGCGCTGCTGGCGCTCCAGTCGCTGCTTCCGGAACCGGCGCCCGAGGCGCTCGACGCGGCACTCGATGGATCTGGCGAGGTACTCGTCGCCACGTCGGCGCCCGTCGGAGCGGTTGCCGACCGCGACCGCCGTCGCCCGATCGGCTACGTGTTTGCGATGCCGGGCGACGAGCGCGCGTACGTCGCCGAACTCGTCGTCGCCCCCGACCACCGACGAGAGGGCGTCGCCTCGGCGCTGTTCGAGGCGCTGTTCGACCGACTCGACGAGCGCGGCGCTCGGCTCGTCACGCTCGCGGTCGCGCCGGACAACGACGCCGCGCTGGAGTTCTACGAACAGTGGGGGTTCCGAGAAGTCGACCGCGATCCGGAGTACTACGACGGCGACCCGGCGCTGTTGCTCGCTCGCCCGCTCTGA